The following proteins are encoded in a genomic region of Carassius auratus strain Wakin unplaced genomic scaffold, ASM336829v1 scaf_tig00217731, whole genome shotgun sequence:
- the LOC113102527 gene encoding synaptobrevin homolog YKT6 — MKLYSLSVLYKGSTKANLLKAAYDLSSFSFFQRSSVQEFMTFTSALIVERSALGSRASIKEQEYLCHVYVRNDSLGAVVIADSEYPSRVCFTLLDKVLDEFSRQVNSTDWPSGSPATVQYTALDSHLAKYQNPREADAMTKVQAELDETKIILHSTMESLLERGEKLDDLVQKSEHLGNQSKAFYKTARKQNSCCEIM, encoded by the exons ATGAAACTCTACAGTCTGAGCGTTTTGTATAAAGGCTCGACGAAGGCCAACCTTCTGAAGGCGGCGTATGATCTATCATCATTCAGTTTCTTCCAGAGATCCAG TGTGCAGGAGTTTATGACATTCACCAGCGCACTGATTGTTGAGCGCTCAGCGTTAGGAAGCCGTGCGTCTATCAAAGAGCAAG AGTACTTGTGTCACGTGTACGTGCGGAATGACAGTCTCGGTGCTGTTGTGATCGCAGACAGTGAATATCCCTCCAGAGTCTGCTTCACTTTACTTGATAAG GTGCTGGATGAGTTCTCCAGACAGGTCAACAGTACAGACTGGCCGTCTGGTTCTCCAGCAACCGTTCAGTACACCGCACTGGACAGCCATCTGGCTAAATACCAG AATCCACGTGAGGCTGATGCTATGACCAAAGTGCAAGCAGAACTGGATGAAACCAAAATTATTTTG CACAGCACAATGGAGTCGCTGCTGGAGAGAGGAGAGAAGCTGGATGATTTAGTTCAGAAATCTGAGCATCTGGGAAACCAATCAAAAGCCTTTTATAAAACG GCACGCAAGCAGAACTCGTGCTGCGAGATCATGTGA
- the LOC113102525 gene encoding cell cycle and apoptosis regulator protein 2-like: MRQRVFTGVVTQMQEHHGIVDQEVHFPVSVVVGRVPLVGEKVLVKAVQDPLKPISWTAQKVQTLNGQPFKSPPPLLPSMSSNLKPGILGTKPQPLLKSPKIPPLIPSMQPNPGMMQMSHHQQMSWSGPFDGWAGGRKRHAEVMGGRRGGRWEDGGGGPWGGDAMHQKRKRWRPASEEEAPKKSSSVSTHSAPLFSSFSRDTQACDYLELQRRYPNLHLSSNLFHLQLSWSQSFPLEHPLPLRGPCHFHVGSNQPEREADVCESTDDAFSVRVLLFSVPGLEDLYSQCCNLSKEAVHPTALLKFVMVDSGGELRLPGGHWSPKADGAHPAKDSSTLVNTAVRCIKDQTALDLSACTQWHKMAELRYLFGDKIETVVVLLPDVWNLVPTEEDWAKLRQKTLDGDLSLPEAPSVVFHPSAGLNLSVVSLSSLLEPQTPQTRDSCEVSLMAEMFSEMLQRDFGLQLYQCLCRLPQDPSVPLTGVKEDSSAPMEDEPKKSDKQMGKKKGLIDAKKRKPKEKDEERETEYKAHVDETEKQSEHLKESKSQSLGGDGQSSSASDTQPSKDSERPLGWTAQLPRKVLLSWVFFDRQLTGSLREQDLINILLSLGLFLSPAQAQDLVRKAAVGGLCLYRNLCSRWSDADQTDSSASAEGNKAMLPGQSCKEGASAHRTANTDLVNYRGNVINLPNLLQTLESSKAAQRELEKCVSALQARLEAAEARKASNESEQGHQNELKRKLEKSETLNKTYEKTLRENSSQMISVIEKMQKMVEQTSALTNAGKDEKA, encoded by the exons ATGAGGCAGCGGGTGTTCACCGGGGTGGTCACACAGATGCAGGAGCATCATGGGATTGTGGATCAGGAGGTTCATTTCCCAGTGAG tgttgtagtGGGCCGTGTGCCTCTGGTGGGTGAGAAAGTGTTGGTGAAAGCGGTCCAGGACCCCCTGAAGCCCATCAGCTGGACGGCACAGAAAGTTCAGACACTGAACGGACAG CCCTTCAAATCTCCTCCTCCGCTGCTGCCCTCCATGTCATCGAATCTGAAGCCTGGCATTTTAGGGACCAAACCACAACCTCTGCTGAAATCTCCCAAAATACCACCGctgattcccagcatgcagccAAACCCTGGTATGATGCAGATGTCCCATCACCAGCAGATGTCCTGGAGTGGTCCGTTTGACGGTTGGGCGGGAGGACGGAAGAGACACGCTGAGGTCATGGGAGGACGTAGAGGTGGACGCTG GGAGGACGGCGGCGGAGGGCCGTGGGGAGGAGACGCCATGCACCAAAAACGAAAAAGATGGAGGCCTGCCTCAGAGGAGGAAGCGCCCAAAAAGAGCAGCTCCGTATCCACACACAGCGCTCCTTTATTCTCCAGTTTCTCCAGGGACAC CCAGGCCTGTGATTATCTGGAGCTTCAGCGGCGGTACCCAAACCTCCACCTGTCCTCCAACCTCTTCCACCTCCAGCTGTCCTGGAGCCAGAGTTTCCCGCTCGAGCATCCTCTTCCTCTGAGAGGACCGTGTCACTTTCACGTGGGATCAAACCAGCCGGAGAGAGAAGCAGATGTTTGCGAGTCCACAGATGATGCTTTCTCTGTTAGG GTTCTGCTGTTTTCTGTGCCGGGTCTTGAGGACTTGTACTCACAGTGTTGTAACCTCTCAAAGGAGGCCGTACATCCCACTGCACTTCTCAAA TTTGTGATGGTGGACAGTGGAGGTGAACTGCGGCTTCCGGGGGGTCACTGGTCACCTAAAGCGGACGGAGCGCATCCAGCGAAGGACAGTTCGACGCTGGTCAACACTGCGGTCCGCTGCATAAAGGATCAAACCGCTCTGGACCTGTCAGCCTGCACACAGTG GCACAAGATGGCAGAGCTGAGATATCTTTTCGGAGATAAAATAGAGACCGTTGTGGTGCTGTTACCAGATGTGTGGAATCTAGTTCCAACAGAAGAAGACTGGGCAAAATTACGACAAAAAACGCTG GATGGTGATTTGTCACTTCCAGAAGCTCCGTCCGTGGTTTTTCACCCCTCGGCTGGACTCAATCTGTCTGTCGTGTCTCTGTCTTCACTGCTGGAGCCCCAGACGCCTCAGACACGGGACAGCTGTGAG GTGAGTTTGATGGCGGAGATGTTCAGCGAGATGCTCCAGAGGGATTTTGGGCTTCAGCTGTATCAGTGTCTGTGCCGTCTGCCTCAGGACCCCAGTGTCCCGCTGACCGGCGTCAAAGAGGACAGCAGCGCACCCATG GAGGATGAGCCCAAAAAATCTGACAAACAGATGGGAAAAAAGAAAGGATTGATCGATGCGAAGAAGAGGAAACCCAAAGAGAAGGATGAGGAGAGAGAGACGGAATACAAGGCACACGTGGACGAAACTGAAAAACAATCTGAGCATCTAAAAGAGAGTAAAAGTCAAAGTTTAGGAGGAGACGGGCAGAGCAGCAGCGCCTCAGACACTCAGCCGTCAAAAGATAGC GAACGTCCTCTGGGCTGGACGGCTCAACTTCCTCGTAAAGTGCTTCTGTCCTGGGTGTTCTTTGACCGTCAGCTGACAGGAAGTCTTCGAGAGCAAGACCTGATCAACATCCTGCTGTCTCTCGGCCTGTTTCTCAGTCCTGCTCAG GCGCAGGATCTGGTCAGGAAGGCTGCGGTCGGTGGGCTTTGCCTCTACAGAAATCTGTGCAGTCGCTGGTCAGACGCTGATCAGACAGACAGCAGCGCCAGTGCTGAGG GAAATAAAGCCATGTTGCCCGGCCAGTCATGCAAAGAGGGAGCATCTGCACATCGCACCGCTAACACAGATCTGGTGAACTACAGAGGGAATGTCATTAACTTACCAAACCTACTGCAGACGCTGGAGAGCAGCAAAGCGGCCCAACGGGAACTAGAGAAGTGTGTCAGCGCACTACAAGCCAGACTCG AGGCAGCAGAAGCGAGGAAGGCGTCTAATGAATCAGAGCAGGGCCATCAGAACGAGCTGAAGAGGAAACTGGAGAAATCCGAGACACTTAACAAAACATACGAGAAGACTCTGAGAGAAAACAGCAGCCAGATGATCTCTGTCATTGAGAAGATGCAGAAGATGGTCGAACAg ACATCAGCCCTCACAAATGCAGGGAAGGATGAGAAGGCGTAG
- the LOC113102526 gene encoding LOW QUALITY PROTEIN: probable ATP-dependent RNA helicase DDX56 (The sequence of the model RefSeq protein was modified relative to this genomic sequence to represent the inferred CDS: inserted 1 base in 1 codon) codes for MEEGSVHFHEMGLDDRVLKALADLGWSQPTLIQEKAIPLALEGKDLLARARTGSGKTAAYAIPLIQRILTSKQTVREQAVRALVLVPTKELGQQVQSMIRQLTAFCSRDVRVADISGKADISAQKPILMEKPDIVVGTPSRVQAHINAQNLQLQTSLEMLVIDEADLLFSFGFEADLKSLLCHLPKIYQAFLMSATLNDDVQALKELVLHNPVMLKLQGSQLPDSSQLQQYSVRCEEEDKFLLIYTLLKLGLVQGKSLVFVRDVDRCYRLKLFLEQFSIPACVLNSELPIHSRCHIISQFNQGFYNYIIATDEQGLENPARRSQKTQEKGKKKKKGKDKEYGVSRGIDFHNVSNVINFDFPASVESYIHRVGRTARADNPGSALSFISHTELEMLAEVENALTGDVTHDSVLKPYGFRMEEIEGFRYRCRDAMRSVTKQAVKEARLKEIKQELLNSEKLKTYFEDNPRDLQLLRHDKDLHPAVIKPHLKNVPDYLIPTALKSLVNPLKRRKXKKIKAGGVMLSSFKKNIRGKNPLKSFRYTRKKREKKAGKS; via the exons ATGGAGGAAGGCAGTGTACACTTTCATGAGATGGGTTTAGATGATCGAGtattaaag GCTCTGGCTGATTTAGGCTGGTCTCAGCCCACCCTCATCCAGGAGAAAGCCATCCCGCTGGCGCTTGAGGGGAAAGATCTGCTGGCCCGAGCTCGAACCGGATCAGGGAAAACCGCAGCCTACGCGATCCCCCTCATCCAAAGAATCCTCACGTCTAAACAG ACTGTACGTGAGCAGGCCGTCAGAGCTCTAGTCCTGGTCCCGACCAAAGAACTGGGTCAGCAGGTCCAGAGCATGATCCGACAGCTCACTGCGTTCTGCAGCAGAGACGTGCGCGTGGCCGACATCTCCGGGAAGGCAGATATATCGGCACAGAA GCCGATTTTAATGGAGAAGCCGGACATTGTGGTGGGCACACCGTCCCGAGTTCAAGCCCACATCAACGCCCAGAACCTGCAGCTTCAGACTTCATTAGAGATGCTGGTCATCGACGAGGCTGATCTACTCTTCTCCTTTGGGTTTGAAGCAGACCTTAAAAGCCTGCTGTG TCACTTACCCAAGATCTACCAGGCGTTCCTCATGTCTGCGACGCTGAACGACGACGTCCAGGCCCTGAAGGAGCTGGTTCTCCACAATCCC GTCATGCTGAAGCTCCAGGGATCTCAGCTGCCCGACAGCTCTCAGCTCCAGCAGTACAGCGTCCGATGTGAGGAGGAGGACAAGTTCCTGCTCATCTACACCCTCCTGAAGCTCGGCCTGGTTCAAGGGAAGTCGCTGGTGTTCGTCAGAGATGTGGACCGCTGTTACCGGCTCAAGCTGTTTTTGGAGCAGTTCAGCATCCCTGCGTGTGTCCTGAACTCTGAGCTGCCCATTCACTCCAG ATGTCACATTATCAGTCAGTTTAATCAAGGCTTCTACAATTACATCATCGCCACCGACGAACAGGGCCTGGAGAATCCCGCTCGACGTTCCCAGAAAACCCAGGAGaaaggaaagaagaaaaagaa AGGAAAAGACAAGGAATATGGCGTTTCCAGAGGAATCGACTTCCACAACGTGTCTAATGTGATCAACTTTGATTTCCCCGCTTCAGTCGAGTCCTACATCCACCGCGTCGGCAG AACGGCTCGTGCGGACAACCCGGGCTCTGCGCTGTCCTTCATATCCCACACAGAGCTTGAAATGCTCGCCGAGGTCGAAAACGCTCTTACTGGAG ACGTCACACATGACAGTGTTTTGAAGCCGTACGGGTTCAGAATGGAGGAAATCGAGGGCTTCAGATACAGATGTCGG GATGCCATGCGATCGGTGACGAAGCAGGCGGTGAAGGAGGCCAGACTGAAGGAGATCAAACAGGAGCTGCTCAATTCAGAGAAACTCAAG aCGTACTTCGAAGACAATCCCAGAGACCTGCAGCTGCTGCGACACGATAAAGACCTTCACCCCGCCGTCATCAAACCTCACCTGAAGAACGTGCCGGATTACCTGA TCCCGACGGCGCTGAAGAGTCTCGTCAATCCTCTGAAACGACGGA AAAAGAAGATTAAAGCAGGCGGCGTGATGCTGAGCAGCTTTAAG AAGAATATCAGAGGCAAAAATCCACTGAAGAGTTTTCGTTACACGAGGAAGAAGCGTGAAAAGAAGGCTGGAAAATCCTAA